In Drosophila simulans strain w501 chromosome X, Prin_Dsim_3.1, whole genome shotgun sequence, one DNA window encodes the following:
- the LOC27207514 gene encoding protein piccolo isoform X17, giving the protein METCGGELTIPNGLVEHTGINIVMPPDPLISMVSVPRNPIQSIGKVIEPPPKRTYKKRVNKAMATNQSSGTEIEIPQTSSQAPIPRVKRTYTKRANKTNNTNILNDNSSGVMESNGGEPTIPNSQQIPNADVVPNLPIQPTDKPKAPRKPRAKKVINQQPGTDMPSEVSAQGETAQTKPNAKPKAPRVPKEPKAPKVPKPPKEPKPPKEPKPPKEPKPPKEPKPPKEPKPPKEPKPPKEPKPPKEPKPPKEPKPPKEPKTPKEPKPPKEPKTPKEPKPPKEPKTPKEPKTPKEPKTPKQPKAPRVPKEPKTPKVPKEPKAPRAPKVPKTPKEPKVPKTPKNPKAPKAPIQPKASTNQTPNSVQVPLPIEPVPLETPTRTNSILSIVAEILQQGPITPISPIKSPELLHHADHTVANFNMPQSSGPTNSSESSVNAIPRLPTTEGKHPSKESAESTEISGPCTNSTVRNTTKSDEQIKQGRVSKHSSRFSPSLRCVVRSLSSSSSSSSSSSSCSTCSTCSSCSSSSSSSNSSRSSRARNRKRRSPKVPLLHKPIKSNGEINFQLGQPTRLESPSPPLPDMPVNTSATFEEHLENVASEHNHTRLPIRNPTYDFGFNLPEPKLSEESSSSSDDETNENGQMTPNSQDQFEKNRQSALMLFGESRSSSPSESRDETNVNSQMTPNSQNQFEKNRQSALMLFGESRSSSPSESRDETNVNSQMIQNSQDQFEKNRQSALMLFGESRSSSPSESRDETNVNSQMTPNSQDFEKNRQSALMLFGASRSSSSSESHDETNENGQMTPNLQDFEENHRSALMLFDELPSSSSSESHDETNENCQMTPNSQNQFEKNRQSALMLFGESRSFSPSESRDETNVNSQMTPNSQNQFEKNRQSALMLFGESRSSSPSESRDETNVNSQMTPNSQDQFEKNLQSAPMLFDMSSSSSSSESHDETNENGQMTPNLQDFEENHRSALMLFDELPSSSSSESHDETNENCQIAPKSQDHFEKELQSAPIREPRPDQPLAAAPRSSNGGTIEPCNLKAFKRDLMNTGYSADVKHDSAEIHEAKMAGTKCYNKEVSPDPSQINLKKCATKVYTAMDRNSGAELPIQSRYIVPNSKPSESKITVKPVLPKHKPSRIPIRTKKTGNDRMDYQRQSLLDPFKKSLNNSYAVTSTSAYDQNDQVEKNPGAQLTELPRALNSMKKPEDNGCKPKNILKPSAHIFSNADVNPRSSTDYGPAKKDVKKSWAPRYQEQESQEFKENSLNGFFNAKGNLPDIPKKSFKDSDSNVSKADAERRCAKTFEPLRKDIVGKLRYNKVVNKSQNRNAKKQGKVKLEPKENTIEEDANDQVVKQFQFEMPSNPDIVEPTVKPTKPETAVRASSSKACISDLNANIHKTKSSKKLKKSSKLFEFNRSESQVKKGENEEEDVKIDNPKITEPVKHKRASRPKTSGRNISELDMQPSTSKAAETKTSQPKGDQPKTAQLKEMPSKAVNKKVKKSKAKKRKNDDANKDPKSTEMHQYKIPKLSANKPHVKKQNTSTTTAAESKRTIRPNHSAPTSGFSRLPEMYEELNYPNAPHPYSTRGYYPYHRAYPGPMHHPGSQYHVNQPPPMRLHHSMYVDAEPSYQSFYQGSRYQPYDISPSMRHHYSYPGEPSPRTYPMGIPYHYNNTLYPPMRNDFYYPRGRPHFPVRTLPPMSSQGTYPPNYPSSRQFLHSMPPPADTHEQIALRSIEIVGGFIQMAYAGRKYRTLKDLRERTKLSKDCLRKILKHMCKIKRPKWRISKFYLYAFWSEISGVPQSSKFGKPLKLNASYRKVISCFAESKFLRMETLMEKTGFRKGKLKRVLKMIGRKRSTKWRLLDYKKPLIHLHRSQEKKSSI; this is encoded by the exons ATGGAGACTTGCGGAGGAGAACTTACAATACCAAATGGACTGGTGGAGCATACCGGAATTAATATTGTGATGCCACCGGATCCGCTGATATCAATGGTGTCTGTTCCTCGCAATCCAATACAATCCATCGGTAAAGTAATTGAGCCTCCTCCCAAGCGAACTTACAAGAAGAGAGTCAATAAGGCCATGGCTACAAATCAGTCCTCCGGAACTGAAATTGAGATTCCTCAAACCTCTTCCCAGGCACCTATACCTCGTGTCAAGCGGACTTACACGAAGAGAGCCAATAAGAccaataatacaaatatactTAATGACAATAGTTCCGGGGTCATGGAGTCTAATGGTGGAGAACCTACAATACCAAATAGTCAGCAGATTCCAAACGCTGATGTTGTTCCGAATTTACCAATACAACCGACCGACAAGCCCAAAGCTCCCAGAAAACCACGTGCTAAAAAAGTGATCAACCAGCAACCGGGGACGGATATGCCCTCTGAGGTATCGGCGCAGGGAGAAACGGCTCAAACCAAGCCGAATGCTAAGCCAAAAGCCCCTAGGGTGCCCAAAGAACCTAAGGCGCCAAAAGTACCAAAGCCACCTAAAGAACCAAAGCCACCAAAGGAGCCAAAGCCACCTAAGGAGCCAAAGCCACCAAAGGAGCCAAAGCCACCAAAGGAGCCAAAGCCACCAAAGGAGCCAAAGCCACCTAAGGAGCCAAAGCCACCTAAGGAGCCAAAGCCACCTAAGGAGCCAAAGCCACCTAAGGAGCCAAAGACACCTAAGGAGCCAAAGCCACCTAAGGAGCCAAAGACACCTAAGGAGCCAAAGCCACCTAAGGAGCCAAAGACACCTAAGGAGCCAAAGACACCTAAGGAGCCAAAGACACCCAAACAACCAAAGGCACCTAGGGTACCGAAGGAACCTAAGACGCCAAAGGTACCCAAGGAACCTAAAGCGCCTAGGGCACCCAAGGTACCAAAAACGCCAAAGGAACCTAAAGTACCCAAGACTCCGAAGAATCCCAAGGCACCGAAAGCACCAATTCAACCGAAAGCATCAACGAATCAGACACCAAACAGCGTACAGGTACCGCTACCCATTGAGCCCGTACCTCTAGAAACACCCACTCGCACGAATTCTATACTATCAATCGTTGCCGAAATACTCCAACAGGGGCCGATTACACCAATATCGCCAATTAAATCCCCAGAACTCCTTCATCATGCTGATCATACCGTAGCGAACTTCAATATGCCACAATCTTCGGGGCCAACCAACTCAAGCGAGTCCAGTGTAAACGCCATTCCACGACTTCCAACAACGGAAGGGAAACATCCGTCGAAGGAAAGCGCAGAAAGCACAGAAATATCAGGTCCTTGCACAAACAGTACAGTTCGAAACACTACG AAGTCAGATGAACAGATTAAGCAAGGTCGCGTGTCAAAGCATTCATCTCGTTTTTCGCCTTCATTACGCTGTGTAGTACGCTCTTTATCCAGCTCATCCTCCAGTTCATCATCCTCGTCATCCTGTTCGACCTGCTCCACCTGCTCGAGCTGCTCGAGCAGCTCGAGCAGCTCGAACTCTTCACGATCTTCACGAGCACGTAACCGGAAACGTCGATCTCCAAAGGTTCCACTTCTCCACAAgccaattaaatcaaatgggGAAATAAATTTTCAGTTGGGCCAACCAACCCGTCTTGAATCACCATCCCCTCCACTACCGGACATGCCCGTGAATACTAGTGCCACCTTTGAAGAGCATTTGGAAAATGTGGCATCGGAGCATAATCATACTAGATTGCCGATAAGAAACCCCACATATGATTTCGGGTTCAACTTGCCAGAGCCCAAATTGTCCGAGGAGTCATCCAGTTCTTCTGATGATGAAACCAATGAGAACGGTCAGATGACACCGAATTCTCAAGAT CAGTTTGAGAAAAATCGTCAAAGCGCTCTAATGTTGTTCGGTGAGTCACGCAGTTCTTCTCCGTCGGAGAGCCGTGATGAAACCAATGTGAACAGTCAGATGACACCGAATTCTCAAAAT CAGTTTGAGAAAAATCGTCAAAGCGCTCTAATGTTGTTCGGTGAGTCACGCAGTTCTTCTCCGTCGGAGAGCCGTGATGAAACCAATGTGAACAGTCAGATGATACAGAATTCTCAAGAT CAGTTTGAGAAAAATCGTCAAAGCGCTCTTATGTTGTTCGGTGAGTCACGCAGTTCTTCTCCGTCGGAGAGCCGTGATGAAACCAATGTGAACAGTCAGATGACACCGAATTCTCAAGAT TTTGAGAAAAATCGTCAAAGCGCTCTAATGTTGTTCGGTGCGTCACGCAGTTCTTCTTCGTCGGAGAGCCATGATGAAACCAATGAGAACGGTCAGATGACACCGAATTTGCAAGAT TTCGAGGAAAATCATCGAAGCGCTCTAATGTTGTTCGATGAGTTACCCAGTTCCTCTTCGTCGGAGAGCCATGATGAAACCAATGAAAACTGTCAGATGACACCGAATTCTCAAAAT CAGTTTGAGAAAAATCGTCAAAGCGCTCTAATGTTGTTCGGTGAGTCACGCAGTTTTTCTCCGTCGGAGAGCCGTGATGAAACCAATGTGAACAGTCAGATGACACCGAATTCTCAAAAT CAGTTTGAGAAAAATCGTCAAAGCGCTCTAATGTTGTTCGGTGAGTCACGCAGTTCTTCTCCGTCGGAGAGCCGTGATGAAACCAATGTGAACAGTCAGATGACACCGAATTCTCAAGAT CAGTTCGAGAAAAATCTTCAAAGCGCTCCAATGCTGTTCGATATGTCATCCAGTTCTTCTTCGTCGGAGAGCCATGATGAAACCAATGAGAACGGTCAGATGACACCGAATTTGCAAGAT TTCGAGGAAAATCATCGAAGCGCTCTAATGTTGTTCGATGAGTTACCCAGTTCCTCTTCGTCGGAGAGCCATGATGAAACCAATGAAAACTGTCAGATTGCACCGAAATCCCAAGAT CATTTCGAGAAAGAACTTCAAAGCGCTCCCATCAGAGAGCCCAGACCAGATCAACCCCTAGCAGCAGCTCCCAGATCATCCAATGGTGGCACAATTGAGCCTTGTAACCTAAAAGCTTTTAAGCGTGATTTAATGAATACTGGATATTCTGCAGATGTGAAGCACGATAGTGCAGAGATCCATGAAGCGAAGATGGCTGGTACTAAGTGTTACAATAAGGAGGTTTCGCCTGACCCAAGTCAAATAAATTTGAAGAAATGTGCCACTAAAGTATACACTGCAATGGATAGAAATTCTGGGGCTGAATTGCCTATTCAGAGTCGCTATATAGTGCCCAATTCTAAGCCATCAGAAAGTAAGATTACTGTTAAACCAGTGCTGCCAAAGCACAAGCCATCAAGGATCCCAATAAGAAccaaaaaaacaggaaatgATAGAATGGATTACCAGAGGCAGTCTTTACTGGATCCAtttaaaaaatctttgaatAATTCTTATGCTGTTACTAGCACTTCAGCATACGATCAAAATGACCAGGTAGAAAAAAATCCTGGGGCTCAATTGACAGAACTGCCGAGAGCTCTGAATTCAATGAAAAAACCAGAGGATAATGGATGTAAACCAAAAAATATCCTAAAGCCGAGTGCCCATATATTTTCGAATGCAGACGTGAACCCCCGCAGCTCTACAGATTATGGGCCAGCTAAGAAGGATGTCAAAAAGTCTTGGGCACCACGTTACCAAGAACAAGAATCGCAGGAGTTCAAGGAAAATTCATTGAATGGATTCTTTAATGCCAAGGGTAACTTACCTGATATTCCTAAGAAGTCATTCAAAGATTCCGACTCAAATGTTTCCAAAGCAGATGCTGAGCGACGTTGCGCCAAAACATTTGAACCTTTACGCAAGGACATTGTAGGAAAATTGAGATACAATAAAGTAGTCAATAAAAGCCAGAATAGAAATGCAAAGAAGCAGGGCAAGGTTAAGCTAGAGCCTAAAGAAAATACTATCGAAGAAGATGCAAACGATCAGGTGGTAAAGCAATTTCAGTTCGAGATGCCATCTAATCCTGACATCGTTGAACCAACTGTAAAACCTACAAAACCTGAAACAGCCGTGCGCGCCAGCAGTTCCAAGGCTTGCATTTCAgacttaaatgcaaatattcatAAAACTAAATCTTCCAAAAAGCTCAAAAAATCTTCAAAGCTCTTTGAATTCAATCGTTCTGAATCACAAGTAAAAAAAGGTGAAAACGAAGAAGAAGATGTCAAGATCGACAATCCGAAAATAACTGAACCAGTTAAACATAAACGGGCTTCAAGACCCAAAACATCCGGACGAAACATTTCTGAGCTAGATATGCAGCCTAGTACTTCTAAAGCTGCTGAGACAAAAACTTCTCAACCAAAAGGTGATCAACCAAAAACTGCTCAATTAAAGGAAATGCCCTCCAAAGCAGTGAACAAAAAGGTGAaaaaatcaaaggcaaaaaaacgtaaaaatgATGATGCAAATAAGGATCCAAAGAGTACTGAAATGCATCAGTATAAAATTCCCAAGCTTTCCGCAAATAAGCCACATGTAAAAAAACAG AATACATCGACTACAACCGCTGCCGAATCAAAGAGGACGATAAGACCTAACCATTCGGCACCGACAAGCGGATTCTCACGATTACCGGAGATGTACGAGGAGCTAAACTATCCGAATGCTCCACATCCCTACTCAACAAGGGGCTATTATCCCTATCATAGGGCCTATCCAGGGCCTATGCATCACCCGGGCAGTCAGTATCATGTGAACCAACCCCCACCAATGAGATTGCATCATTCCATGTACGTTGATGCGGAACCGTCTTATCAGAGTTTTTATCAAGGGTCACGATACCAACCATATGACATTAGCCCGTCAATGAGACACCATTACTCCTATCCAGGGGAGCCATCTCCCAGAACATATCCGATGGGTATTCCCTATCATTACAATAACACGCTCTACCCCCCGATGAGAAATGATTTCTACTACCCAAGGGGCCGTCCGCACTTTCCTGTACGCACTTTACCACCGATGAGTTCTCAAGGGACTTATCCACCGAATTATCCATCTTCTCGtcaatttttgcattcaaTGCCCCCTCCTGCTGATACACATGAACag atcGCATTGCGTTCGATCGAAATCGTTGGTGGTTTTATTCAAATGGCCTATGCAGGTCGGAAATACAGGACTCTTAAGGATCTCAGGGAGCGAACAAAGTTATCGAAAGACTGTTTGCGTAAGATTTTAAAGCACATGTGCAAAATTAAGCGTCCCAAGTGGCGTATCAGCAAGTTTTATTTGTACGCATTCTGGTCTGAAATTTCGGGGGTTCCCCAAAGTTCTAAATTTGGCAAACCG TTGAAACTAAACGCTTCCTATCGCAAGGTAATTAGTTGCTTTGCGGAAAGCAAGTTTCTACGCATGGAGACTTTAATGGAGAAAACTGGGTTTCGGAAAGGCAAACTTAAGCGAGTTCTAAAGATGATCGGAAGAAAGCGATCCACGAAATGGCGTCTGCTCGATTATAAGAAGCCACTTATTCACTTGCACCGCAGTCAAGAGAAGAAGTCTTCTATATAA
- the LOC27207514 gene encoding protein piccolo isoform X12 yields the protein METCGGELTIPNGLVEHTGINIVMPPDPLISMVSVPRNPIQSIGKVIEPPPKRTYKKRVNKAMATNQSSGTEIEIPQTSSQAPIPRVKRTYTKRANKTNNTNILNDNSSGVMESNGGEPTIPNSQQIPNADVVPNLPIQPTDKPKAPRKPRAKKVINQQPGTDMPSEVSAQGETAQTKPNAKPKAPRVPKEPKAPKVPKPPKEPKPPKEPKPPKEPKPPKEPKPPKEPKPPKEPKPPKEPKPPKEPKPPKEPKPPKEPKTPKEPKPPKEPKTPKEPKPPKEPKTPKEPKTPKEPKTPKQPKAPRVPKEPKTPKVPKEPKAPRAPKVPKTPKEPKVPKTPKNPKAPKAPIQPKASTNQTPNSVQVPLPIEPVPLETPTRTNSILSIVAEILQQGPITPISPIKSPELLHHADHTVANFNMPQSSGPTNSSESSVNAIPRLPTTEGKHPSKESAESTEISGPCTNSTVRNTTKSDEQIKQGRVSKHSSRFSPSLRCVVRSLSSSSSSSSSSSSCSTCSTCSSCSSSSSSSNSSRSSRARNRKRRSPKVPLLHKPIKSNGEINFQLGQPTRLESPSPPLPDMPVNTSATFEEHLENVASEHNHTRLPIRNPTYDFGFNLPEPKLSEESSSSSDDETNENGQMTPNSQDQFEKNRQSALMLFGESRSSSPSESRDETNVNSQMTPNSQNQFEKNRQSALMLFGESRSSSPSESRDETNVNSQMIQNSQDQFEKNRQSALMLFGESRSSSPSESRDETNVNSQMTPNSQDQFEKNRQSALMLFGASRSSSSSESHDETNENGQMTPNLQDFEENHRSALMLFDELPSSSSSESHDETNENCQMTPNSQNQFEKNRQSALMLFGESRSFSPSESRDETNVNSQMTPNSQNQFEKNRQSALMLFGESRSSSPSESRDETNVNSQMTPNSQDQFEKNLQSAPMLFDMSSSSSSSESHDETNENGQMTPNLQDFEENHRSALMLFDELPSSSSSESHDETNENCQIAPKSQDHFEKELQSAPIREPRPDQPLAAAPRSSNGGTIEPCNLKAFKRDLMNTGYSADVKHDSAEIHEAKMAGTKCYNKEVSPDPSQINLKKCATKVYTAMDRNSGAELPIQSRYIVPNSKPSESKITVKPVLPKHKPSRIPIRTKKTGNDRMDYQRQSLLDPFKKSLNNSYAVTSTSAYDQNDQVEKNPGAQLTELPRALNSMKKPEDNGCKPKNILKPSAHIFSNADVNPRSSTDYGPAKKDVKKSWAPRYQEQESQEFKENSLNGFFNAKGNLPDIPKKSFKDSDSNVSKADAERRCAKTFEPLRKDIVGKLRYNKVVNKSQNRNAKKQGKVKLEPKENTIEEDANDQVVKQFQFEMPSNPDIVEPTVKPTKPETAVRASSSKACISDLNANIHKTKSSKKLKKSSKLFEFNRSESQVKKGENEEEDVKIDNPKITEPVKHKRASRPKTSGRNISELDMQPSTSKAAETKTSQPKGDQPKTAQLKEMPSKAVNKKVKKSKAKKRKNDDANKDPKSTEMHQYKIPKLSANKPHVKKQNTSTTTAAESKRTIRPNHSAPTSGFSRLPEMYEELNYPNAPHPYSTRGYYPYHRAYPGPMHHPGSQYHVNQPPPMRLHHSMYVDAEPSYQSFYQGSRYQPYDISPSMRHHYSYPGEPSPRTYPMGIPYHYNNTLYPPMRNDFYYPRGRPHFPVRTLPPMSSQGTYPPNYPSSRQFLHSMPPPADTHEQIALRSIEIVGGFIQMAYAGRKYRTLKDLRERTKLSKDCLRKILKHMCKIKRPKWRISKFYLYAFWSEISGVPQSSKFGKPLKLNASYRKVISCFAESKFLRMETLMEKTGFRKGKLKRVLKMIGRKRSTKWRLLDYKKPLIHLHRSQEKKSSI from the exons ATGGAGACTTGCGGAGGAGAACTTACAATACCAAATGGACTGGTGGAGCATACCGGAATTAATATTGTGATGCCACCGGATCCGCTGATATCAATGGTGTCTGTTCCTCGCAATCCAATACAATCCATCGGTAAAGTAATTGAGCCTCCTCCCAAGCGAACTTACAAGAAGAGAGTCAATAAGGCCATGGCTACAAATCAGTCCTCCGGAACTGAAATTGAGATTCCTCAAACCTCTTCCCAGGCACCTATACCTCGTGTCAAGCGGACTTACACGAAGAGAGCCAATAAGAccaataatacaaatatactTAATGACAATAGTTCCGGGGTCATGGAGTCTAATGGTGGAGAACCTACAATACCAAATAGTCAGCAGATTCCAAACGCTGATGTTGTTCCGAATTTACCAATACAACCGACCGACAAGCCCAAAGCTCCCAGAAAACCACGTGCTAAAAAAGTGATCAACCAGCAACCGGGGACGGATATGCCCTCTGAGGTATCGGCGCAGGGAGAAACGGCTCAAACCAAGCCGAATGCTAAGCCAAAAGCCCCTAGGGTGCCCAAAGAACCTAAGGCGCCAAAAGTACCAAAGCCACCTAAAGAACCAAAGCCACCAAAGGAGCCAAAGCCACCTAAGGAGCCAAAGCCACCAAAGGAGCCAAAGCCACCAAAGGAGCCAAAGCCACCAAAGGAGCCAAAGCCACCTAAGGAGCCAAAGCCACCTAAGGAGCCAAAGCCACCTAAGGAGCCAAAGCCACCTAAGGAGCCAAAGACACCTAAGGAGCCAAAGCCACCTAAGGAGCCAAAGACACCTAAGGAGCCAAAGCCACCTAAGGAGCCAAAGACACCTAAGGAGCCAAAGACACCTAAGGAGCCAAAGACACCCAAACAACCAAAGGCACCTAGGGTACCGAAGGAACCTAAGACGCCAAAGGTACCCAAGGAACCTAAAGCGCCTAGGGCACCCAAGGTACCAAAAACGCCAAAGGAACCTAAAGTACCCAAGACTCCGAAGAATCCCAAGGCACCGAAAGCACCAATTCAACCGAAAGCATCAACGAATCAGACACCAAACAGCGTACAGGTACCGCTACCCATTGAGCCCGTACCTCTAGAAACACCCACTCGCACGAATTCTATACTATCAATCGTTGCCGAAATACTCCAACAGGGGCCGATTACACCAATATCGCCAATTAAATCCCCAGAACTCCTTCATCATGCTGATCATACCGTAGCGAACTTCAATATGCCACAATCTTCGGGGCCAACCAACTCAAGCGAGTCCAGTGTAAACGCCATTCCACGACTTCCAACAACGGAAGGGAAACATCCGTCGAAGGAAAGCGCAGAAAGCACAGAAATATCAGGTCCTTGCACAAACAGTACAGTTCGAAACACTACG AAGTCAGATGAACAGATTAAGCAAGGTCGCGTGTCAAAGCATTCATCTCGTTTTTCGCCTTCATTACGCTGTGTAGTACGCTCTTTATCCAGCTCATCCTCCAGTTCATCATCCTCGTCATCCTGTTCGACCTGCTCCACCTGCTCGAGCTGCTCGAGCAGCTCGAGCAGCTCGAACTCTTCACGATCTTCACGAGCACGTAACCGGAAACGTCGATCTCCAAAGGTTCCACTTCTCCACAAgccaattaaatcaaatgggGAAATAAATTTTCAGTTGGGCCAACCAACCCGTCTTGAATCACCATCCCCTCCACTACCGGACATGCCCGTGAATACTAGTGCCACCTTTGAAGAGCATTTGGAAAATGTGGCATCGGAGCATAATCATACTAGATTGCCGATAAGAAACCCCACATATGATTTCGGGTTCAACTTGCCAGAGCCCAAATTGTCCGAGGAGTCATCCAGTTCTTCTGATGATGAAACCAATGAGAACGGTCAGATGACACCGAATTCTCAAGAT CAGTTTGAGAAAAATCGTCAAAGCGCTCTAATGTTGTTCGGTGAGTCACGCAGTTCTTCTCCGTCGGAGAGCCGTGATGAAACCAATGTGAACAGTCAGATGACACCGAATTCTCAAAAT CAGTTTGAGAAAAATCGTCAAAGCGCTCTAATGTTGTTCGGTGAGTCACGCAGTTCTTCTCCGTCGGAGAGCCGTGATGAAACCAATGTGAACAGTCAGATGATACAGAATTCTCAAGAT CAGTTTGAGAAAAATCGTCAAAGCGCTCTTATGTTGTTCGGTGAGTCACGCAGTTCTTCTCCGTCGGAGAGCCGTGATGAAACCAATGTGAACAGTCAGATGACACCGAATTCTCAAGAT CAGTTTGAGAAAAATCGTCAAAGCGCTCTAATGTTGTTCGGTGCGTCACGCAGTTCTTCTTCGTCGGAGAGCCATGATGAAACCAATGAGAACGGTCAGATGACACCGAATTTGCAAGAT TTCGAGGAAAATCATCGAAGCGCTCTAATGTTGTTCGATGAGTTACCCAGTTCCTCTTCGTCGGAGAGCCATGATGAAACCAATGAAAACTGTCAGATGACACCGAATTCTCAAAAT CAGTTTGAGAAAAATCGTCAAAGCGCTCTAATGTTGTTCGGTGAGTCACGCAGTTTTTCTCCGTCGGAGAGCCGTGATGAAACCAATGTGAACAGTCAGATGACACCGAATTCTCAAAAT CAGTTTGAGAAAAATCGTCAAAGCGCTCTAATGTTGTTCGGTGAGTCACGCAGTTCTTCTCCGTCGGAGAGCCGTGATGAAACCAATGTGAACAGTCAGATGACACCGAATTCTCAAGAT CAGTTCGAGAAAAATCTTCAAAGCGCTCCAATGCTGTTCGATATGTCATCCAGTTCTTCTTCGTCGGAGAGCCATGATGAAACCAATGAGAACGGTCAGATGACACCGAATTTGCAAGAT TTCGAGGAAAATCATCGAAGCGCTCTAATGTTGTTCGATGAGTTACCCAGTTCCTCTTCGTCGGAGAGCCATGATGAAACCAATGAAAACTGTCAGATTGCACCGAAATCCCAAGAT CATTTCGAGAAAGAACTTCAAAGCGCTCCCATCAGAGAGCCCAGACCAGATCAACCCCTAGCAGCAGCTCCCAGATCATCCAATGGTGGCACAATTGAGCCTTGTAACCTAAAAGCTTTTAAGCGTGATTTAATGAATACTGGATATTCTGCAGATGTGAAGCACGATAGTGCAGAGATCCATGAAGCGAAGATGGCTGGTACTAAGTGTTACAATAAGGAGGTTTCGCCTGACCCAAGTCAAATAAATTTGAAGAAATGTGCCACTAAAGTATACACTGCAATGGATAGAAATTCTGGGGCTGAATTGCCTATTCAGAGTCGCTATATAGTGCCCAATTCTAAGCCATCAGAAAGTAAGATTACTGTTAAACCAGTGCTGCCAAAGCACAAGCCATCAAGGATCCCAATAAGAAccaaaaaaacaggaaatgATAGAATGGATTACCAGAGGCAGTCTTTACTGGATCCAtttaaaaaatctttgaatAATTCTTATGCTGTTACTAGCACTTCAGCATACGATCAAAATGACCAGGTAGAAAAAAATCCTGGGGCTCAATTGACAGAACTGCCGAGAGCTCTGAATTCAATGAAAAAACCAGAGGATAATGGATGTAAACCAAAAAATATCCTAAAGCCGAGTGCCCATATATTTTCGAATGCAGACGTGAACCCCCGCAGCTCTACAGATTATGGGCCAGCTAAGAAGGATGTCAAAAAGTCTTGGGCACCACGTTACCAAGAACAAGAATCGCAGGAGTTCAAGGAAAATTCATTGAATGGATTCTTTAATGCCAAGGGTAACTTACCTGATATTCCTAAGAAGTCATTCAAAGATTCCGACTCAAATGTTTCCAAAGCAGATGCTGAGCGACGTTGCGCCAAAACATTTGAACCTTTACGCAAGGACATTGTAGGAAAATTGAGATACAATAAAGTAGTCAATAAAAGCCAGAATAGAAATGCAAAGAAGCAGGGCAAGGTTAAGCTAGAGCCTAAAGAAAATACTATCGAAGAAGATGCAAACGATCAGGTGGTAAAGCAATTTCAGTTCGAGATGCCATCTAATCCTGACATCGTTGAACCAACTGTAAAACCTACAAAACCTGAAACAGCCGTGCGCGCCAGCAGTTCCAAGGCTTGCATTTCAgacttaaatgcaaatattcatAAAACTAAATCTTCCAAAAAGCTCAAAAAATCTTCAAAGCTCTTTGAATTCAATCGTTCTGAATCACAAGTAAAAAAAGGTGAAAACGAAGAAGAAGATGTCAAGATCGACAATCCGAAAATAACTGAACCAGTTAAACATAAACGGGCTTCAAGACCCAAAACATCCGGACGAAACATTTCTGAGCTAGATATGCAGCCTAGTACTTCTAAAGCTGCTGAGACAAAAACTTCTCAACCAAAAGGTGATCAACCAAAAACTGCTCAATTAAAGGAAATGCCCTCCAAAGCAGTGAACAAAAAGGTGAaaaaatcaaaggcaaaaaaacgtaaaaatgATGATGCAAATAAGGATCCAAAGAGTACTGAAATGCATCAGTATAAAATTCCCAAGCTTTCCGCAAATAAGCCACATGTAAAAAAACAG AATACATCGACTACAACCGCTGCCGAATCAAAGAGGACGATAAGACCTAACCATTCGGCACCGACAAGCGGATTCTCACGATTACCGGAGATGTACGAGGAGCTAAACTATCCGAATGCTCCACATCCCTACTCAACAAGGGGCTATTATCCCTATCATAGGGCCTATCCAGGGCCTATGCATCACCCGGGCAGTCAGTATCATGTGAACCAACCCCCACCAATGAGATTGCATCATTCCATGTACGTTGATGCGGAACCGTCTTATCAGAGTTTTTATCAAGGGTCACGATACCAACCATATGACATTAGCCCGTCAATGAGACACCATTACTCCTATCCAGGGGAGCCATCTCCCAGAACATATCCGATGGGTATTCCCTATCATTACAATAACACGCTCTACCCCCCGATGAGAAATGATTTCTACTACCCAAGGGGCCGTCCGCACTTTCCTGTACGCACTTTACCACCGATGAGTTCTCAAGGGACTTATCCACCGAATTATCCATCTTCTCGtcaatttttgcattcaaTGCCCCCTCCTGCTGATACACATGAACag atcGCATTGCGTTCGATCGAAATCGTTGGTGGTTTTATTCAAATGGCCTATGCAGGTCGGAAATACAGGACTCTTAAGGATCTCAGGGAGCGAACAAAGTTATCGAAAGACTGTTTGCGTAAGATTTTAAAGCACATGTGCAAAATTAAGCGTCCCAAGTGGCGTATCAGCAAGTTTTATTTGTACGCATTCTGGTCTGAAATTTCGGGGGTTCCCCAAAGTTCTAAATTTGGCAAACCG TTGAAACTAAACGCTTCCTATCGCAAGGTAATTAGTTGCTTTGCGGAAAGCAAGTTTCTACGCATGGAGACTTTAATGGAGAAAACTGGGTTTCGGAAAGGCAAACTTAAGCGAGTTCTAAAGATGATCGGAAGAAAGCGATCCACGAAATGGCGTCTGCTCGATTATAAGAAGCCACTTATTCACTTGCACCGCAGTCAAGAGAAGAAGTCTTCTATATAA